A genomic segment from Nocardiopsis sp. Huas11 encodes:
- a CDS encoding dienelactone hydrolase family protein: protein MTDIDLSAYASDGGGSSHLSGYLARPDGEGPWPGVVVLHEVFGVDDEMRRHADHLAGLGYLALLPDLYSDGGPLRCVARTMRAVSTGHGRAFADIAAARSWLLARPECTGRIGVVGFCMGGGFAIAAAPEFDAAAPNYGLMPPDLAAAVRGTCPTVASYAARDRMLKGAATRLARALDAEGVPHDVKEYPAAGHSFMNTGPAGPRALRVLLRAMGTGPHPESAADAWRRIEAFFAEHLGTERGGDAHGEGAGSR from the coding sequence CGGCGGGTCCTCGCACCTGAGCGGCTACCTGGCTCGGCCGGACGGAGAGGGCCCCTGGCCCGGAGTGGTGGTCCTGCACGAGGTGTTCGGCGTCGACGACGAGATGCGCCGGCACGCCGACCACCTCGCCGGACTCGGCTACCTGGCCCTCCTGCCCGACCTGTACAGCGACGGCGGCCCGCTGCGGTGCGTCGCCCGCACGATGCGCGCCGTCTCCACCGGCCACGGGCGGGCCTTCGCCGACATCGCCGCGGCGCGTTCCTGGCTCCTGGCGCGACCGGAGTGCACGGGCCGGATCGGGGTCGTCGGCTTCTGCATGGGCGGCGGCTTCGCGATCGCCGCGGCTCCGGAGTTCGACGCCGCGGCTCCCAACTACGGCCTCATGCCGCCGGACCTGGCGGCGGCGGTCCGCGGCACCTGCCCCACGGTCGCCAGCTACGCGGCCAGGGACCGGATGCTCAAGGGCGCCGCGACCCGGCTCGCACGGGCGCTGGACGCCGAGGGCGTGCCCCACGACGTCAAGGAGTACCCGGCGGCGGGGCACTCGTTCATGAACACGGGGCCGGCCGGCCCCCGGGCCCTGCGCGTCCTGCTGAGGGCGATGGGGACGGGGCCGCACCCGGAGTCGGCCGCCGACGCCTGGCGGCGCATCGAGGCCTTCTTCGCCGAGCACCTCGGGACCGAGCGCGGAGGGGACGCGCACGGGGAGGGCGCGGGCTCACGATGA